GGCGTGCCAGCACGGGGGCCGCCAGGCCGATGAAGGCGATCGGGCCGGCGAGCGTCACCGCCGCTCCGGTGAGGAGCACCGCGCAGATCACCGCGATGATCCGGGTCGAGCGCAGGGGCACGCCGAGCGACGCCGCGGTCTCGTCGCCCAGCCCCAGGACGTCCAGCCGCCGGCTCAGCAGCAGCGCCGCGCCGAGGACGACGGCGATGACCGGCATCGCGCGCAGCGACGCGTCGATGTTGAGCTGGACGAGGGAACCGTTCCCCCAGGCGTAGAGGCCGGTGGTGTTCTCCTTGAACAGGATCAGCAGCATCGCGGTCGCGGCGTCCAGCGCCATGGCCAGCGCCGAACCGGCCAGGATGAGCCGCGTCGTGGCCGTCCCGGCGGCGCTGCCCGCGAGCCCGAGCACGAGCACGGCCGCCAGGAGCCCCCCGGTGACGGCGGCCAGCCCGGACGCCCACAGCGGGACGGTGATCCCGAACGCGGCGACGGCGGTGATCGCGAAATAGGCGCCCGCCGTGACCGCGAGGGTGTCGGGCGAGGTGAGCGTGTTGCGGGTGACCGACTGCAGCAGCGCTCCGGCGACGCCGAGGGCGAAGCCGACGGCCGCGCCCGCGCACAGCCGCGGCAGCCGCGAGCCGGTCAGCACGTCGCCGACCGGCACGCCGCCGACGTCCGTCCGCTTCCCGGCCGCGTGGCGGAGCAGGTCGCCCCACCCCACGCCGGAGGTGCCCTGCCCGAGGTGCCACAGGCCCACCGCGAACACCGCGGCGAGCAGGACCACGACGACGGCCGCCCCGGCGGCACCGCCGCGCACGCCGATGCGCGGCGGTGCCGGAGGCCGGGGGGTTTCCGGGTGTGCTCCGCTCATTCCTTGGTGAGAAGGTCGACGAAGGCGTCGACCGCCTGCTCGGTCGACCGGGGGCCGCCGGCCCCCCAGATCCGCGGCGGGAAGGAGTGCGCCCGTCCTTCCTTGACGGCGGGCAGGGACGTCCAGATCGAGTTCTTCTGCAGCGCCTTGACGTAGCCGCCGGCGCCGTCGTCGTTGGCGTAGAAGAGGTTGGCCTCGCCCACGGCGGTCAGGCCCTCGACGTCGGTCTGCGCGAGGCCGTAGGCGGGGTCGACGCCGCCGTCCCCGTACGCCTTGTTGATCTCGTCCGTCCAGACGGGGGTGAGCCCGAGTTCCTCGCCGAGGGCGGTGAACAGCGCGCCTTCGCCGTAGGGGCGGATGGTGAGGTTGCCGCCCTGGAGCCATCCGTCGAAGTACAGGAAGTCCTTCGTCGGCAGGTCGACCCCGGCCACCTTCTCCTTGGCCTCCGCGAAGTGGGCGTCGAAGTCCTTGACGACCTGCTCGGCCCGCTCGGTGCGTCCGGTCGCCGCGCCGATCATCTCGAAGACGCGCTTCATGTTCCCGATGGGGTCCTTCGGGTCGGCCCCGAGGGTGACGAGGACGGGCACGTCGCGCTTCTCCAGCTGCGCGATGATCTCGTCCTCGGCGTCGAACGCCTCCACGATGATCAGGTCGGGGTTCGCCGCGTAGAGGGTGTCGAGGTCGGGCTCCTCACGGGTGCCGATGTCGGTCACGCCCGCGGGGAGCTTCTCCGAGCTCACCCACGTGCTGTAGCCCTTCGTGTCGGACACCGCCACGGGGGTGACGCACAGGGTGAGCGCGTCCTCGACCTGCTGCCATTCCAGGACCGCGATGCGCTCGGCGGGCTTGGGGAGCTCCACCTTCCGGCCGACGCCGTCGGTCAGCGTCACCGGGCCGGTCGACGTGGTCGTGGTGTCGTCGGCGCAACTTCGCGACGCGGGCGCGGCGACGCCGCCGGACCCGGCCTCCTCGACGCTGGTCGTGCCGCATCCCGCCGTGGCGAGGGCGGCGGCGACGCAGGCGGCGGTCGCGAGACGGCGAAAACTGGTCATGGGCGGTTCTCTCTTCTCTGTTCTTCTCTGTGCGGTCGGTCGGGGGCGGCCCGGACGCGGCCGGGGTGCCGGCCGACGGGGTCGATGCGGAGCCGGCCCGTCCGGGGGTCCGCGGCGACCTCGACCCGGATGCCGTAGACCTCGCTGAGGTTCTCCGTGGTGAGGACCTCGGCCGGGTCGCCCGCGGCGCGGACGCGGCCGTCGCTCAGCAGCAGCAGCGTGTCCGCGACGCGCGCCGCGTGGTCGAGGTCGTGCAGGACGACGCCGACGGCGACGTCGTGGTCCTCTGCGAGATCGCGGATCAGGTCGAGGGTCTCGACCTGGTACCGCAGGTCCAGGTGGTTGGTGGGTTCGTCCAGCAGCACCACGCGGGTGTTCTGGGCCAGGCAGGTGGCGAGCCAGACGCGCTGCATCTCTCCGCCGGACAGTTCGCCGGCCGCCCGGCCGGCCATGTCCCGCACCCCGGTGACGTCCATCGCGTGCTCGATCGCGCGCCGGTCCGCGGCGGAGAGCCCCGCGAAGCCGCGCCGGTACGGGTGGCGTCCGAACGCCACGACGTCGCCGACCGCCAGTCCTTCGGGGGCGGGCCTGGACTGGGCGAACAGGGTGACCTCTCGCGCGAAGCGGCGGGCGCTGAGCAGCGAGACGGGACGGTCGGGCTCCCCGTCGCGGCCGCCGACGGTCACGTGACCGTCGTCGACGCGGTGCAGCCGGGCGAGCGAGCGCAGGAGCGTCGACTTGCCGCTGCCGTTCGGCCCCACCAGGGCGGTCACCCGCCCGGCCTCGAGGGTGAGCGAGGCGCCGTGGACGACCGTGGACTTGCCGTAGCGCAGGACCAACCCTTCCCCGCGCAGGGCGTGCGCTCGCGTCACCGCGCGGCCCGGACGGCGTCGGCGAGCCGCGTGGGCCTGGGGATCGTGCGGAGTCGCACGAGACCGTCCGAGCGGGAAGTTAGGTTAGCCTTCACTCACTCAGGATAGATTCGAGCACGTCACGGCCACAATCAGGACTTTCGGACACCGGATACGGAATTTCGGCCAGCGATAGTCCGTGCGGTGGCGACGTACACGCCCGGGGTGACGCCCATGAGCCGGCGGAAAGCGTCGATGAAGGTGCTGGTCTGGGCGTATCCGAGGCGTTCGGAGACGTCCTGCACCTCGTGCCCCTCGCCGAGCAGCGTCAGCGCCCGGTGGACGCGCAGTGACGCTCGCCACTGCGCGAACGGCAGCCCGGTGGCGGCGCGGAAGGCGCGGCTGATCGTGCGGGGGCTGACGTGCAGCTCTCGCGCCCACTCCTCCAGCGAACGGGCATCGGCGGGATCCCGCAGCAGGGCCTCCGCGATCACGTCCACGCGGGCGTCGCCGGGCAGCCGCAGCGTGAGCCGCGGCCGCGACGGCTCCAGCACGTCGAACACGACCGCCTCCGCCCGCGACCGCGCCCCGGCGTCGATGTCGGTGCGGGCCAGGTGCGTCAGCAGCGCCTCCAGCACCGGTGACATCTCGATGGCCGTGGGGCTCTCGAACGCGACCGGGGTGCGGTCGGGGGCGATGAAGGCGGTGTGGAGTTCGGCCGCCGCCGTCAGCCGGCCGGCGTGCACGGCCCCCGCGGGAATCCACAGGCCGCATCCTTCGGAGACGGTGAAGACGCGATCCCCGACGAGCGAGGTCACCGCTCCGCGGCGCACGTACACGAGCTCGTGCGCGGGATGCGCGTGCGGTT
The nucleotide sequence above comes from Actinomadura algeriensis. Encoded proteins:
- a CDS encoding iron-siderophore ABC transporter substrate-binding protein translates to MTSFRRLATAACVAAALATAGCGTTSVEEAGSGGVAAPASRSCADDTTTTSTGPVTLTDGVGRKVELPKPAERIAVLEWQQVEDALTLCVTPVAVSDTKGYSTWVSSEKLPAGVTDIGTREEPDLDTLYAANPDLIIVEAFDAEDEIIAQLEKRDVPVLVTLGADPKDPIGNMKRVFEMIGAATGRTERAEQVVKDFDAHFAEAKEKVAGVDLPTKDFLYFDGWLQGGNLTIRPYGEGALFTALGEELGLTPVWTDEINKAYGDGGVDPAYGLAQTDVEGLTAVGEANLFYANDDGAGGYVKALQKNSIWTSLPAVKEGRAHSFPPRIWGAGGPRSTEQAVDAFVDLLTKE
- a CDS encoding ABC transporter ATP-binding protein; this translates as MTRAHALRGEGLVLRYGKSTVVHGASLTLEAGRVTALVGPNGSGKSTLLRSLARLHRVDDGHVTVGGRDGEPDRPVSLLSARRFAREVTLFAQSRPAPEGLAVGDVVAFGRHPYRRGFAGLSAADRRAIEHAMDVTGVRDMAGRAAGELSGGEMQRVWLATCLAQNTRVVLLDEPTNHLDLRYQVETLDLIRDLAEDHDVAVGVVLHDLDHAARVADTLLLLSDGRVRAAGDPAEVLTTENLSEVYGIRVEVAADPRTGRLRIDPVGRHPGRVRAAPDRPHREEQRRENRP
- a CDS encoding helix-turn-helix transcriptional regulator translates to MSSSEAASRSRADANLGIWRREPGTRVRRAALLPEGAAPPFVIVAESHVPGVPTEWEPHAHPAHELVYVRRGAVTSLVGDRVFTVSEGCGLWIPAGAVHAGRLTAAAELHTAFIAPDRTPVAFESPTAIEMSPVLEALLTHLARTDIDAGARSRAEAVVFDVLEPSRPRLTLRLPGDARVDVIAEALLRDPADARSLEEWARELHVSPRTISRAFRAATGLPFAQWRASLRVHRALTLLGEGHEVQDVSERLGYAQTSTFIDAFRRLMGVTPGVYVATARTIAGRNSVSGVRKS